In the Ruminococcus sp. OA3 genome, one interval contains:
- a CDS encoding ATP-binding protein translates to MKRIHGAGLRTAAALMLLLLLTGFFSIQRVQAASDTESMPRRTLKVGFSSVPGISEVDENGKYKGLMVDYLTEIAKYTNWEYEYIEVSAENITNDFLEGKYDLMGGTFYLPGFEEYFGYPEFSMGNSRVTLLGRRNDNRLKSFDLQTLNGMVIGVYEKSEEKIRRLTEFLKLNDLDCTLKYYQHDEMSEDENLFQHLKNKEVDLLMGNEMDSDPQLRVVTSFNAQPYYIVTQPGEEEVLNGLNTALEKIMDSNPDFADEKYSKNFPVVKTADISLNDDEVSYIKEKRNVTVAVVEESHPFYCSDNRSHQHGHSGFLKEFLEYVEEFSGLTFSFIVSDTYDGAAELVKSGEAEVLGYYIGSDETAFDEGLALTESYISLNSTIVKNKSADYPSAGLAGGVVSGCAVPSDIEDSDIHFYKTVRDGMNAVNKGEIDFFYGLSAQIDQEMQNHRFANVVPVTRVNMDTQISFAVDRPMDTELFTILNKAISSITMEEVNIMLDRNLVSAGYSDMSLSEILYANPVAFVVTIVVFLLLIVAVILLVARARMKNSIMLADLEKAEAKNQAKTEFLSRMSHEIRTPMNAIVGLTDLTCMQEELPKETRENLNKIRRSSEYLLSLISDILDMSRIEKGKLKIQSESFSLNRVLDEIQDMFALQAEQKQISFHMLRNVTHDCLTGDPIRIRQVLLNLLTNAVKFTPEGGEIYLGVEERVKSEDIGEYCFSVRDTGIGIAPEYQKVIFNPFEQVGTNMTKSEGTGLGLSISSNIVQAMGGELRVTSVPGKGTEFIFKLSLNQIKESENVSRREDTGIDLNGIRILLAEDNDLNAEIAQELLELEGAQVDRAVNGQEAVEMFRTAKSGYYQAILMDLRMPVMDGLDASREIRACDLPESKTIPIIAMTANSFKEDEDAAFAAGMTEFVPKPVDLEYLYNIMKKLL, encoded by the coding sequence ATGAAGAGAATCCATGGTGCGGGTTTGAGAACAGCAGCAGCATTAATGCTGCTGCTGTTGCTGACCGGCTTTTTTAGTATACAACGTGTTCAGGCCGCGTCAGACACCGAGAGCATGCCTCGGCGGACACTGAAGGTGGGATTCTCTTCCGTACCGGGAATCAGCGAGGTCGATGAGAACGGAAAATATAAAGGGCTGATGGTTGACTATCTCACTGAAATTGCAAAATATACAAACTGGGAATATGAGTATATTGAGGTGAGCGCTGAGAACATAACAAATGATTTTCTGGAGGGAAAGTATGATCTGATGGGAGGAACTTTTTACCTGCCGGGTTTTGAAGAATATTTTGGGTATCCGGAATTCAGTATGGGAAACAGCCGTGTCACACTGCTTGGCAGGCGGAACGATAACAGACTGAAAAGTTTTGACCTTCAGACACTGAATGGAATGGTGATCGGAGTCTATGAAAAGTCGGAGGAAAAAATCAGGCGTCTTACTGAATTCTTGAAATTAAATGATCTTGACTGCACACTGAAATATTATCAGCATGATGAAATGTCAGAGGATGAGAACCTGTTTCAACATTTAAAGAATAAAGAGGTGGACCTGCTGATGGGAAACGAGATGGATTCAGATCCGCAGCTGCGTGTCGTGACCTCATTCAATGCACAGCCGTACTATATTGTCACACAGCCGGGGGAAGAAGAGGTGCTGAATGGACTCAATACGGCGCTGGAAAAGATCATGGACAGCAATCCGGATTTTGCTGACGAAAAGTACAGCAAGAACTTTCCGGTTGTGAAAACAGCGGATATTTCGCTTAATGATGACGAAGTGTCATACATAAAAGAAAAACGGAATGTTACAGTGGCTGTTGTAGAAGAAAGTCATCCGTTTTACTGTTCTGACAATCGGTCACATCAACATGGCCACTCTGGATTCCTGAAAGAATTCCTGGAATATGTGGAGGAGTTTTCGGGTCTTACATTTTCCTTCATTGTTTCTGATACGTACGACGGTGCGGCGGAATTAGTAAAATCAGGGGAAGCAGAGGTACTTGGATATTATATAGGCAGTGATGAAACTGCATTTGACGAAGGCCTGGCGCTCACGGAATCATATATTAGCCTGAACAGCACGATTGTTAAAAATAAATCGGCAGACTACCCGTCGGCGGGACTTGCCGGGGGCGTCGTCAGCGGGTGCGCCGTGCCCTCAGACATTGAAGATTCTGATATTCATTTTTATAAAACAGTACGTGACGGCATGAATGCCGTTAATAAGGGAGAGATAGACTTTTTCTATGGCTTGTCCGCACAGATAGACCAGGAAATGCAGAACCACAGGTTTGCAAATGTAGTACCTGTGACGAGAGTTAACATGGATACACAGATATCTTTTGCCGTGGACCGGCCGATGGATACGGAATTATTTACCATACTGAATAAGGCAATCAGCAGTATTACCATGGAGGAAGTCAATATAATGCTTGACAGAAACCTTGTTTCTGCCGGGTATTCAGATATGTCTCTTTCAGAGATCCTTTATGCAAATCCGGTCGCGTTTGTCGTGACCATTGTCGTGTTTCTGCTGCTGATAGTGGCAGTGATTCTACTGGTTGCCCGCGCGAGAATGAAAAATTCAATAATGCTGGCAGATTTGGAAAAGGCAGAAGCAAAGAATCAGGCGAAGACCGAGTTTTTATCACGGATGAGTCATGAGATCAGGACGCCTATGAATGCGATCGTGGGACTGACAGATTTGACCTGCATGCAGGAAGAGCTGCCGAAAGAGACCAGAGAAAATCTGAATAAGATCCGCCGGTCATCCGAATACCTGCTTTCGCTGATCAGCGATATCCTGGATATGTCGAGGATAGAAAAAGGAAAACTGAAGATTCAGTCAGAATCGTTTTCCCTGAATAGGGTATTGGATGAGATACAGGATATGTTTGCACTTCAGGCAGAGCAAAAACAGATATCTTTTCATATGCTGAGGAATGTGACGCATGACTGTCTGACCGGAGATCCGATACGTATCCGGCAGGTACTGCTGAATTTGCTGACGAACGCAGTAAAATTCACTCCGGAAGGAGGGGAGATTTATCTGGGAGTGGAGGAGAGAGTAAAAAGCGAAGACATTGGCGAGTACTGTTTTTCAGTCAGGGATACGGGAATTGGAATTGCGCCGGAATATCAGAAAGTTATTTTTAATCCATTTGAGCAGGTTGGGACGAATATGACGAAAAGTGAAGGGACGGGGCTTGGTCTCAGCATCAGCAGCAATATCGTTCAGGCGATGGGTGGTGAACTGCGGGTTACAAGTGTACCGGGGAAAGGTACGGAGTTCATTTTCAAACTCAGTCTGAATCAGATAAAAGAAAGTGAGAACGTTTCCCGGAGGGAGGACACCGGGATCGATCTGAACGGCATCAGAATATTGCTTGCCGAGGATAATGATCTTAATGCTGAGATTGCACAGGAGCTTCTTGAGCTGGAAGGCGCACAGGTGGACAGGGCAGTCAACGGACAGGAGGCTGTAGAAATGTTCCGGACAGCAAAGTCAGGGTACTATCAGGCGATTCTGATGGATCTAAGGATGCCGGTCATGGACGGACTTGATGCCTCCAGAGAAATCAGAGCGTGTGATCTGCCGGAGAGCAAAACCATACCGATTATAGCCATGACAGCAAATTCGTTTAAAGAAGACGAGGATGCGGCATTCGCTGCCGGGATGACAGAATTTGTTCCGAAGCCTGTTGATCTGGAGTACCTCTACAACATCATGAAAAAGCTGCTTTAA
- a CDS encoding HAD family hydrolase encodes MNRGAKGRVMIKAVFIDYTGTTVKEDGEEIRDVVKRVCHNSDLHDPQAVLALWWKRMKQYEENSYGENYLTEDEIVDKILQSLVVEIHLKENLRELHVLIRRSWVCAPAFPDAKEFFEKCPVPIYMISNNGIEYVKKGMEDKQLQPEAIICADMVRAYKPHRELFERALEVSGCGADEVLHIGDSYSSDVLGARAAAIQPVLVQRTKGKTYDDVMTVQDLSEVLHLLDWGEAI; translated from the coding sequence ATGAATAGAGGAGCAAAGGGAAGAGTCATGATAAAAGCAGTATTTATAGATTATACAGGAACTACTGTGAAAGAAGACGGAGAAGAAATCAGAGACGTGGTAAAGCGTGTATGCCATAACAGCGACCTGCATGACCCGCAGGCTGTTCTGGCACTCTGGTGGAAACGTATGAAACAGTATGAGGAAAACAGTTATGGGGAAAACTATCTGACAGAAGATGAGATTGTTGACAAGATCCTGCAAAGCCTTGTTGTGGAAATTCATCTGAAGGAAAATCTGAGGGAACTGCATGTACTGATTCGTAGATCCTGGGTATGCGCTCCTGCGTTTCCGGATGCAAAAGAGTTTTTTGAGAAATGTCCGGTACCGATCTATATGATCAGCAACAATGGAATCGAGTACGTAAAAAAGGGCATGGAGGATAAACAGCTTCAGCCGGAGGCAATCATCTGTGCAGATATGGTCCGGGCGTACAAGCCACACAGGGAGCTGTTTGAAAGGGCATTGGAGGTAAGCGGATGTGGTGCGGATGAAGTGCTGCATATCGGTGACTCCTACAGCTCCGATGTGCTGGGGGCCAGAGCTGCAGCAATACAGCCGGTTCTCGTCCAGAGAACGAAGGGCAAAACATATGATGATGTTATGACAGTGCAGGATTTGTCAGAGGTTTTGCACCTGCTGGACTGGGGGGAAGCTATATGA
- a CDS encoding PAS domain S-box protein: MTEENQLSMDQMTVVLDNAPVAVYVTSIENRKLLYVNRMARDLFVGRDADIRGLTCYRAAGFDSPCSFCRMGEMSRSELWTREFWHPGDERLYQLSGKIIDWAGTPAHIEYILDITEKKKEEELANEQEHLRKELTGIHDKMQDIINAIPGGVAIYKVSDVFETIYFSDGVPELSGYTVEEYRELIKQDAALMIYRRDMDMVLSKARKVIQCHGMGAFEFRKQHRDGHIVWVHVHVKWIGEEDGCQLLHCVFHNITELKQAKLELEYLVNSIPGGIASYRVEGTRFVPVFFSDGAMALSGHTREEYGRICKHDIFDAVYEPDRERVRASAYAAFASGDVLDISYRMQHKDGNLIWIHLNGRRMGNISEDARFYAVFTGMSGEARLFQSMADEMTDGIYVIDKATYDLLYANESRNSIMRGTNYLGKKCYELLFHKNAPCEFCTLRKDGTEGEEHDMQVGDTDRVYSTRFRELDWNGIPAYVKYIRDITEEVQTRKEKELLEIYFRNVVEKLPGGVSVICCEKDGTMRLEFVSDGLAAMTHMTVEEVKDLYAGDLFAGVHPDDRKENLEILRRYMERGEGHCELTGRMKRGDGGYIWTRLTLSLIRMTDGARRLYCMYTDISKNIEEKEQLRRQYEEIILQHYRTPGPDALIVGHCNVSQNRILDIIDYTHSGLLQTFGHKREEFFSGIAGFVQDEEERKAFMRTYLNEPVRKAFEKGDMEHLIKCFVRLPGDQKGRYVQFKVNLLEAPDTGDITGILTVTDITEQIVSDRILHQLSETSHDVVMDLNLDRDYFTLLSCNPKAGSVPVKCGRLSERVKSMLQSSVVPKDREEYARELDIKEMRRRLEKEGSYTFSYSILDENHDIRTKNITVSAIDMRLGRACLMCTDITASVREQQGLLNMLAYTFELMGFINIRDEQFTLFTRQAVLENLSPYIIDHYNESVTQFVNRFVLEESKAEAFDNFLLETMLQRLEKEPAGYDFVIPYREDTEILYKQVNVLWGDQNHRTVCMVRADVTDMLTAERQSKEALEKALILAKEANLAKSDFLSAMSHDIRTPMNAIMGMTTLAQAHLKNTDRVADCLQKIAVASRHLLSLVNDVLDMSRIERSKITLNCRIVSLGELIQQISAIMDPQAREAGLHLERRMEKISQEHFWGDSLRISQILINILSNAVKFTPEGGRIDFLVEQIPAVQPAGHVRYRFTVQDTGIGMPEEYLVNIFIPFSRDYSARRIEGTGLGLSITRGLVDLMGGSIAVESQVNEGTTFKVELEYEIALIADETREKVLGGTDGDRTEEWFAGRRFLVAEDNDINAEILCELLLLHGAETVLVDDGQQAVNEFENTEPGTYDAILMDIQMPGMNGYEATRAIRKMGRRDAGNIPVIAMTANAFTEDIQESARAGMTAHVSKPIDMDILRATLESVLDE, from the coding sequence ATGACAGAGGAGAATCAGCTTTCAATGGATCAGATGACGGTGGTATTAGATAATGCTCCGGTAGCTGTATACGTCACCTCAATCGAAAACAGAAAGCTGTTATATGTAAACCGTATGGCCAGAGATTTATTTGTGGGACGGGATGCGGACATCCGTGGACTTACCTGCTACCGGGCTGCTGGTTTTGACAGTCCGTGTTCTTTTTGCCGTATGGGAGAGATGAGCCGTTCAGAACTCTGGACCCGGGAATTTTGGCATCCGGGTGACGAACGTCTCTATCAGCTCAGCGGCAAAATCATAGACTGGGCAGGAACACCTGCTCATATAGAGTACATACTGGACATAACAGAAAAGAAAAAAGAAGAAGAACTGGCAAATGAGCAGGAACACCTGAGAAAAGAATTGACAGGCATTCATGACAAAATGCAGGATATCATCAATGCCATACCCGGTGGTGTTGCGATATACAAGGTATCGGATGTTTTCGAAACAATCTATTTTTCAGATGGCGTACCAGAGTTGTCCGGTTATACGGTGGAAGAGTATAGGGAACTGATAAAACAGGACGCGGCTTTAATGATATACCGGAGAGATATGGACATGGTGTTGTCAAAGGCCAGAAAAGTAATCCAATGCCACGGTATGGGAGCGTTTGAATTCCGTAAACAGCACAGGGACGGACACATCGTCTGGGTTCATGTCCATGTGAAGTGGATCGGGGAGGAGGATGGCTGTCAGCTGCTTCACTGTGTTTTTCATAATATTACGGAACTGAAACAGGCAAAGCTGGAATTGGAATACCTTGTAAATTCCATACCAGGAGGGATTGCAAGTTACCGCGTGGAGGGAACACGGTTTGTTCCAGTCTTTTTCTCGGACGGAGCGATGGCGCTTTCAGGGCATACCCGGGAAGAGTACGGCAGGATATGTAAACACGATATATTTGATGCTGTTTACGAACCGGACAGAGAGAGGGTGAGGGCATCGGCATACGCTGCATTTGCGAGTGGAGACGTGCTGGATATTTCTTACCGGATGCAGCACAAAGACGGAAACCTGATCTGGATCCATCTGAATGGCCGCCGTATGGGGAATATTTCGGAGGATGCCAGATTTTATGCAGTGTTTACAGGTATGTCTGGGGAAGCACGCCTGTTTCAGAGCATGGCAGATGAGATGACGGATGGGATTTATGTGATCGATAAGGCAACCTATGACCTGCTGTATGCCAATGAGTCCAGAAATTCCATTATGAGAGGGACAAATTATCTCGGGAAAAAGTGTTATGAGTTACTGTTTCACAAAAATGCGCCATGCGAATTCTGTACTTTGAGAAAAGACGGAACGGAGGGCGAAGAGCATGATATGCAGGTCGGAGATACGGACCGGGTATACAGTACACGTTTTCGGGAATTAGACTGGAACGGAATACCGGCATATGTGAAATATATCAGGGATATCACAGAGGAAGTGCAGACAAGAAAAGAAAAGGAGCTGCTGGAGATATATTTCAGGAATGTTGTAGAAAAACTGCCGGGCGGGGTTTCTGTCATCTGCTGTGAGAAGGACGGTACCATGAGACTGGAATTTGTCTCTGACGGTCTTGCAGCAATGACGCATATGACAGTTGAAGAAGTTAAAGACTTATATGCAGGCGATCTTTTTGCGGGAGTACATCCGGATGACCGAAAAGAGAATCTGGAAATATTGAGAAGATATATGGAAAGAGGAGAGGGGCACTGTGAACTTACCGGCCGGATGAAACGGGGCGACGGAGGATATATCTGGACCAGACTGACCCTGTCCCTGATCCGAATGACTGATGGAGCACGCAGACTCTACTGTATGTATACAGACATCAGCAAAAATATCGAAGAGAAAGAGCAGCTCCGACGTCAGTATGAAGAAATTATACTCCAGCATTACCGTACCCCCGGGCCTGATGCATTGATCGTCGGACATTGTAATGTATCACAGAACAGAATACTGGATATTATAGATTATACACATTCGGGACTGCTGCAGACTTTTGGACACAAGAGGGAAGAATTTTTTTCAGGAATAGCAGGTTTTGTTCAAGACGAAGAAGAACGAAAAGCATTTATGCGTACTTACCTCAACGAACCGGTGAGGAAGGCATTTGAAAAAGGAGATATGGAACACCTTATCAAATGCTTCGTCAGGCTGCCAGGGGATCAGAAGGGCCGTTACGTGCAGTTTAAAGTAAATCTGCTGGAAGCACCTGATACCGGTGATATTACCGGAATACTGACAGTGACGGATATCACGGAGCAGATCGTATCAGACCGGATTCTGCATCAGCTTTCAGAGACAAGCCATGATGTCGTCATGGACCTGAATCTTGACCGGGATTACTTTACACTGTTGTCCTGTAATCCTAAGGCCGGCAGTGTTCCGGTAAAGTGCGGACGGCTATCTGAACGTGTGAAGTCCATGCTTCAGTCCTCGGTTGTACCGAAAGACAGGGAAGAGTATGCCAGGGAGCTGGATATAAAAGAAATGCGACGCAGGCTGGAGAAGGAAGGAAGCTACACATTTTCTTATTCCATTCTGGATGAGAATCATGATATCAGAACGAAAAACATTACGGTTTCGGCAATCGACATGCGTCTGGGCCGTGCATGCCTGATGTGTACGGATATCACAGCTTCTGTCCGGGAGCAGCAGGGGCTGCTGAATATGCTGGCATATACATTCGAATTGATGGGATTTATCAATATCAGGGATGAACAGTTTACTCTGTTTACGCGCCAGGCAGTGTTGGAAAACCTGTCTCCGTACATAATCGATCATTATAATGAATCCGTGACACAATTTGTTAACAGATTTGTTCTGGAAGAAAGCAAAGCAGAGGCATTTGACAACTTTCTGCTGGAAACCATGCTGCAGCGTCTGGAAAAAGAACCGGCGGGATACGATTTTGTGATCCCATATCGAGAGGATACAGAAATACTATACAAGCAGGTCAATGTCCTGTGGGGAGATCAGAACCACAGAACCGTATGTATGGTTCGGGCAGATGTGACAGATATGCTGACGGCTGAACGGCAGAGCAAAGAAGCGCTGGAGAAAGCACTGATACTTGCGAAAGAGGCAAATCTGGCAAAAAGTGATTTTCTATCAGCTATGAGCCATGATATCCGGACTCCTATGAATGCCATCATGGGAATGACAACGCTGGCACAGGCCCACCTGAAGAACACTGACCGGGTTGCGGACTGTCTCCAGAAAATAGCAGTTGCTTCCAGACATCTGCTGAGTCTTGTCAATGATGTTCTGGACATGAGCAGGATCGAGCGCTCCAAGATCACATTAAACTGCAGAATAGTGTCACTGGGCGAACTGATACAGCAGATTTCTGCGATTATGGATCCTCAGGCAAGGGAGGCAGGACTTCATCTTGAACGCAGAATGGAGAAGATCTCTCAGGAGCATTTCTGGGGAGACTCGCTTCGCATCAGTCAGATTCTCATCAATATTCTGAGCAATGCGGTTAAATTCACACCGGAAGGCGGACGTATCGATTTTCTGGTGGAACAAATACCCGCTGTGCAGCCTGCCGGACATGTCAGGTATCGTTTTACGGTTCAGGATACAGGGATAGGTATGCCGGAAGAATATCTGGTGAATATTTTTATTCCGTTCAGCCGTGATTACAGCGCCCGGCGTATTGAGGGTACAGGACTGGGACTGAGTATCACAAGAGGGCTGGTAGACCTGATGGGAGGCAGTATTGCTGTAGAAAGCCAGGTGAATGAAGGAACGACGTTTAAGGTCGAACTGGAGTATGAGATTGCGTTGATAGCGGATGAGACCCGTGAAAAGGTTTTGGGTGGAACAGATGGTGATAGAACGGAGGAGTGGTTTGCAGGACGGCGTTTCCTGGTAGCAGAAGATAATGATATCAATGCGGAGATTCTGTGCGAACTGCTGCTGCTTCACGGGGCAGAAACCGTTCTTGTTGATGACGGACAACAGGCTGTAAATGAGTTTGAGAATACGGAACCGGGAACATACGATGCAATTCTGATGGACATTCAGATGCCGGGGATGAACGGGTATGAGGCAACACGGGCGATTCGGAAAATGGGGCGCAGGGATGCCGGAAACATTCCGGTCATTGCGATGACGGCCAATGCTTTTACGGAGGATATCCAGGAGTCAGCGCGAGCTGGTATGACGGCACATGTATCAAAGCCGATTGATATGGATATTCTGCGGGCGACCCTGGAGAGTGTATTGGATGAATAG
- a CDS encoding aminotransferase class I/II-fold pyridoxal phosphate-dependent enzyme, whose amino-acid sequence MREFKKSSKLEHVLYDVRGPVVEEAARMEGEGTQILKLNIGNPAPFGFRTPDEVIYDMRQQLTECEGYSSAKGLFSARKAIMQYAQIKKLPNVSTDDIYTGNGVSELINLCMSALLDDGDEILIPSPDYPLWTACATLAGGKAVYYVCDEQAEWYPDLDDIRKKINDRTKAIVIINPNNPTGSLYPREVLQQIVDLAREHQLIIFSDEIYDRLVMDEEEHVSIASLAPDLFCVTFSGLSKSHMIAGFRIGWMILSGNKETAKDYMEGINMLSNMRLCSNVPAQSIVQTALGGHQSVDNYIVPGGRIYEQREYIYKALTDIPGISAVKPKAAFYIFPKLDTKKFNIKDDEQFAFDLLRDKKILIIHGGGFNWEQPDHFRLVYLPRIEVLEEAVGNMADFLSYYHQ is encoded by the coding sequence ATGCGAGAATTCAAGAAATCTTCAAAACTGGAACATGTCTTGTATGATGTCAGAGGTCCTGTTGTTGAGGAAGCTGCCAGAATGGAAGGAGAGGGGACGCAGATCTTAAAACTCAATATCGGTAATCCGGCTCCTTTTGGATTTCGAACACCGGATGAGGTGATCTATGATATGCGGCAGCAGCTGACAGAATGTGAGGGATATTCATCAGCCAAAGGTCTTTTTTCGGCCAGAAAAGCGATCATGCAGTATGCACAGATCAAGAAACTGCCAAATGTTTCAACGGATGATATTTACACGGGAAACGGAGTCAGTGAATTAATTAATTTATGTATGTCAGCACTGCTGGACGATGGTGACGAAATTCTGATTCCCTCCCCGGATTACCCGCTATGGACTGCCTGTGCAACACTTGCGGGAGGAAAAGCAGTCTATTATGTCTGCGATGAACAGGCTGAGTGGTATCCTGATCTGGATGATATAAGAAAGAAGATCAATGACAGGACAAAGGCCATTGTTATTATTAATCCTAACAATCCTACGGGTTCCTTGTATCCGAGGGAGGTGCTGCAACAGATTGTTGATCTCGCAAGAGAACATCAGCTTATCATTTTCTCTGACGAAATATACGATCGTCTTGTGATGGATGAAGAAGAACACGTTTCGATAGCATCTTTAGCTCCTGATTTATTCTGTGTGACTTTCAGCGGCTTATCGAAATCTCATATGATTGCCGGATTCCGAATCGGCTGGATGATCCTCAGCGGGAATAAAGAAACAGCAAAGGATTATATGGAAGGCATCAATATGCTGTCCAATATGCGCCTTTGTTCAAATGTACCGGCACAGTCGATTGTACAGACTGCGCTGGGAGGACATCAGAGTGTCGATAATTATATTGTGCCGGGAGGGCGTATATACGAACAAAGAGAGTATATTTATAAAGCATTGACTGATATTCCGGGTATAAGTGCAGTGAAGCCTAAAGCAGCCTTCTACATTTTCCCAAAACTGGATACAAAGAAATTCAATATTAAGGACGATGAACAATTTGCATTTGATCTTTTGCGGGATAAGAAGATTTTAATCATACACGGAGGTGGATTTAACTGGGAGCAGCCGGATCATTTCAGGCTCGTATATCTTCCGCGAATTGAAGTTTTGGAGGAGGCAGTCGGTAATATGGCAGACTTTTTAAGCTATTATCACCAATAA
- a CDS encoding alpha/beta hydrolase has translation MSYFNYQSKKIYYTETGSGKPVLFLHGNTASSRMFEFLLPLYEDKFHVILIDFLGHGRSDRVEEFPADLWMEEASQTIALMEHLKLGKVNLVGTSGGAWVAINAALKRPDLVDRVVADSFDGRALADDFSDNLIQERTSARNDEMGVEFYKWCQGEDWERIVDMDTKALLQCAAAKLPLFIKPLESLQAPLLLTGSEGDEMSRSDFQEEYREIAARTGAEICVFSEGGHPAILSSRERAAGVICRFLE, from the coding sequence ATGTCATATTTTAATTATCAGTCTAAAAAAATATATTACACCGAAACAGGCAGCGGAAAACCAGTTCTGTTCTTACACGGGAATACGGCGTCTTCCAGGATGTTCGAATTTCTTCTTCCGTTATACGAAGACAAATTTCATGTGATTCTCATCGATTTTCTGGGACATGGAAGATCAGACCGCGTGGAGGAATTTCCCGCGGATCTGTGGATGGAAGAAGCCAGCCAGACGATCGCACTGATGGAGCATCTGAAACTGGGAAAAGTGAATCTTGTAGGAACCAGCGGCGGTGCATGGGTTGCAATCAATGCTGCATTAAAACGTCCGGACCTTGTCGACAGGGTCGTGGCAGACAGTTTTGACGGCCGGGCACTGGCAGATGATTTTTCTGATAACCTGATTCAGGAGAGGACAAGTGCCAGGAATGATGAAATGGGAGTCGAATTCTATAAGTGGTGCCAGGGGGAAGACTGGGAACGTATCGTGGATATGGATACAAAGGCGTTGCTTCAGTGCGCCGCAGCAAAGCTGCCGTTATTTATAAAGCCGCTTGAGAGTCTGCAGGCTCCGCTACTTCTGACAGGAAGTGAAGGTGATGAAATGTCCAGATCGGATTTTCAGGAGGAATACCGTGAAATAGCCGCCAGGACGGGAGCGGAAATCTGTGTGTTCTCAGAAGGAGGCCATCCCGCGATTCTATCCAGCCGGGAACGGGCAGCCGGGGTTATATGCAGATTTTTGGAATGA
- a CDS encoding cation:proton antiporter: MLLSIALIMLLGLMAGTIFKRLRLPYIIGMLAAGIILGPYVLNLLDDSILDMSADLRQIALIIILAKAGLTLDINDLKRVGRPAVLLCFLPATMEIIAYLLFAPRLMGISLLEAGIIGAEMGAVSPAIIVPSMSKLIDEGWGTEKGIPQMIIAGSSADDVYVIVIFTALISLAQGGAVSASEFLQVPVAILLGIVLGVAGGLVLVFFFKRFHMRDTVKVIILLCVSFLFVTLEEALEGSVAVSGLLAVMSMGITIYNRYDVLAKRITGKFSKMWVPAEILLFVLVGSVVNVKYALSAGIMMVIMLFIGLVFRLAGTYLCVIGTRLNRKERVFCMISQIPKATVQAAIGGVALAKGLACGNIVLTAAVVSILITAPIGALGIETTYRKLLSKEK; encoded by the coding sequence ATGTTATTGAGTATTGCGTTGATCATGTTGCTTGGTTTGATGGCGGGGACAATTTTTAAAAGGCTGCGGCTGCCGTATATCATCGGGATGCTGGCCGCAGGAATCATTCTGGGACCCTATGTCCTGAACCTGCTGGACGACAGTATCCTGGATATGTCCGCAGATTTAAGACAGATTGCACTCATCATAATCCTGGCAAAAGCGGGACTGACTCTGGATATTAATGATTTGAAGCGTGTAGGGCGTCCTGCTGTCCTCCTGTGCTTTTTACCCGCCACGATGGAAATTATCGCCTATTTGTTATTTGCACCCAGGCTGATGGGAATTTCTCTGCTGGAGGCAGGGATTATCGGAGCCGAGATGGGGGCTGTGTCACCAGCGATCATTGTTCCGTCTATGTCTAAACTCATTGATGAGGGCTGGGGGACAGAAAAAGGAATTCCGCAGATGATCATTGCCGGCTCTTCTGCAGATGACGTCTATGTTATCGTTATCTTTACTGCATTGATATCCCTGGCTCAGGGAGGAGCGGTATCCGCTTCCGAGTTTTTGCAGGTTCCGGTGGCTATCCTGCTTGGAATCGTCCTTGGTGTTGCAGGAGGACTGGTTCTTGTCTTTTTCTTTAAACGGTTTCATATGAGGGATACGGTGAAAGTCATTATTCTTCTTTGTGTCTCTTTTCTGTTTGTCACGCTTGAAGAGGCACTGGAAGGGAGCGTTGCCGTTTCCGGGCTGCTCGCAGTCATGAGCATGGGAATTACTATTTACAACAGATACGATGTTCTGGCAAAACGGATCACCGGTAAATTTTCAAAAATGTGGGTTCCCGCAGAGATTTTACTGTTTGTTCTGGTTGGATCTGTGGTAAATGTTAAATATGCGTTATCAGCAGGAATTATGATGGTCATTATGCTGTTTATCGGTCTGGTCTTTCGGCTGGCAGGCACGTATCTGTGTGTGATCGGCACAAGGCTGAACAGGAAAGAGCGCGTTTTCTGTATGATTTCACAGATACCGAAGGCTACGGTACAGGCGGCGATCGGCGGTGTTGCGCTGGCAAAGGGGCTGGCCTGCGGTAATATCGTGCTGACAGCTGCCGTGGTTTCTATTTTAATCACCGCTCCCATCGGGGCACTTGGAATTGAAACCACATATAGAAAATTGCTGTCGAAAGAAAAATAG